One stretch of Arachis duranensis cultivar V14167 chromosome 1, aradu.V14167.gnm2.J7QH, whole genome shotgun sequence DNA includes these proteins:
- the LOC127747802 gene encoding uncharacterized protein LOC127747802 has protein sequence MSQGETRPHLTIINTLEHPGIPHPPGTKDQQQFWSHKSDTPAPAVVYLPDTLAPTNTEDLDRDRPTVSGMANRKKKHRPKRTAEEGETIGVHFGGVLNSFSRSPSKLSILAIFFLNS, from the exons ATGTCGCAGGGAGAAAC aaggccacatctcaccattataaatacactagagcacccag gtatccCCCACCcgccggggacgaaggatcagcagcagtTTTGGTCCCACAaatcggacacaccagctccggcggTTGTCTACCTGCCAGACACGttggctccgaccaacacagaagatctcgaccgagatcgacctacagtttcag GCATGGCTAATAGAAAGAAGAAACATCGACCAAAGAGAACAGCGGAAGAGGGAGAGACTATTGGAGTTCACTTTGGAGGAGTTCTGAATTCATTTTCCCGTTCACCTTCCAAACTATCCATCTtggctatattttttttaaactcttga